Proteins from a single region of Hordeum vulgare subsp. vulgare chromosome 6H, MorexV3_pseudomolecules_assembly, whole genome shotgun sequence:
- the LOC123402438 gene encoding thionin BTH7-like: MLPEQTPQTRPAVNCFAGRSKSPPSTFSFTGWGANPTNASDLVLEHVQVEGKSCCKNTTGRNCYNVCRFGGGSRPVCASACGCKIISGPTCPRDYPKVNLLHESAEPNATEYCTIGCMTSVCDNMENVFRGQEMKFDMGLCNNACVGFCNDGAVIQSVEA, encoded by the exons ATGCTGCCAGAACAAACCCCACAAACGCGTCCGGCCGTAAATTGTTTTGCGGGGCGCAGCAAAAGTCCGCCCTCAACCTTCAGTTTCACGGGGTGGGGTGCCAATCCCACAAACGCGTCCGATTTAGTTCTGGAGCATGTCCAAGTAGAAGGCAAGAGTTGCTGCAAGAACACGACTGGCAGAAACTGCTACAACGTCTGCCGTTTCGGTGGTGGTTCCCGACCAGTCTGCGCAAGTGCTTGTGGTTGTAAAATCATAAGCGGCCCAACATGTCCTAGGGACTATCCTAAGGTGAATCTTCTCCATGAATCCG CTGAACCAAATGCGACCGAGTACTGCACAATTGGATGCATGACTTCCGTTTGTGACAACATGGAAAATG TTTTCCGTGGCCAAGAGATGAAATTCGACATGGGACTCTGCAACAACGCATGTGTCGGTTTCTGTAATGATGGTGCAGTCATTCAGTCTGTTGAAGCCTAA